In a single window of the Synechococcus sp. WH 8016 genome:
- a CDS encoding DUF3598 family protein produces the protein MVHWLAVLAPFALWLGAGFVEPARSKPEAQELKQLNRSATHADRNWRAFWRHHLGDWRGSWTRYTPSGKVKETFASSRLFRADPAKSEIVQVNRYRYADGRSIEKTWAFNIKDHSQADGFAHPASDAMRGLALDNGAAAWLIPTLKPNKFAPFELFLKRGDIRHSVGVLYGKNGELLRTASIREKRGSQSDIDWTDTVVQVEPWNPVGRWKGEQRQIQANLSRVPVQSSDWQWIDNHQTNHFLPDRIILRCPERITPGQAFFIRVIWLVDDGELQTITAHYNSEFQLMAVTHHALTPES, from the coding sequence ATGGTGCACTGGCTAGCGGTTCTGGCGCCTTTCGCTCTCTGGCTTGGTGCGGGCTTTGTCGAACCAGCCAGAAGCAAGCCAGAAGCTCAGGAGCTGAAGCAGCTGAACCGCTCAGCGACGCATGCCGACCGCAACTGGCGCGCCTTTTGGAGGCATCACCTGGGAGATTGGAGAGGAAGCTGGACGCGCTATACCCCCTCCGGCAAGGTCAAGGAGACCTTCGCGAGCTCACGACTCTTCAGGGCAGACCCAGCCAAGAGTGAGATTGTCCAGGTGAATCGCTACCGCTATGCAGACGGGCGTTCGATCGAGAAAACGTGGGCATTCAACATCAAGGATCACAGTCAAGCGGATGGATTTGCCCATCCCGCCAGCGACGCCATGCGTGGTTTAGCCCTCGACAACGGCGCTGCGGCCTGGCTGATTCCCACCCTCAAACCCAACAAGTTCGCGCCCTTTGAACTCTTTCTCAAGCGTGGAGACATTCGCCACAGCGTCGGAGTGCTCTACGGGAAGAATGGTGAATTGCTGCGAACAGCCAGCATTAGAGAAAAGCGCGGAAGCCAATCAGACATCGACTGGACAGACACCGTTGTCCAAGTAGAGCCTTGGAATCCCGTTGGCCGCTGGAAAGGTGAGCAGCGACAGATCCAAGCCAATCTCTCCCGCGTTCCCGTGCAGAGCTCCGATTGGCAGTGGATAGACAACCACCAGACCAACCACTTCTTACCGGATCGAATCATCCTGCGCTGTCCTGAGCGAATCACCCCGGGGCAAGCCTTCTTCATTCGCGTGATCTGGCTAGTGGATGACGGTGAGCTCCAGACGATCACAGCTCACTACAACAGCGAGTTTCAATTAATGGCTGTGACGCACCACGCGCTCACACCCGAAAGCTGA
- a CDS encoding efflux RND transporter periplasmic adaptor subunit, whose amino-acid sequence MRAPLAVGLTLTVALAACGQSKTSGATFLSINTATISQGSFKPSIKAISPLESTTNVTLSPETDGRVIKKLVREGDQVQAGQVILVLDNTQLSAKLDASKSQARYDKVNAERYQFLYEQGAASAKRRDAYATKAITSRDQAITDKANLNYKFVRSPINGVIGDLDTVKIGDYVKTGDVITGIVDNSTLWTLIEIPASQGSLVKVGQPVQLESQSTPPVTGEGTITFVSPYYAIPKAGNPPNTLMVKAVFPNLTGQLKTGQYVASEIITGSSEQLAVPVQAVMMQAQQPFVYEVVPVSKALPQIKRSPNATAQALKKLEKLPGNTPIVLQTKVQLGDLQNNLYPVISGLRAGAKVAISNTSRLRSGMPVNVSAGAN is encoded by the coding sequence GTGCGGGCTCCCCTTGCTGTTGGACTGACTCTCACCGTTGCCCTTGCCGCATGCGGGCAGAGCAAGACATCCGGCGCGACCTTCTTATCCATCAACACCGCAACAATCTCTCAGGGCAGCTTCAAACCCAGCATCAAAGCGATTAGCCCTCTTGAGTCCACCACCAACGTGACGCTCAGCCCTGAAACAGATGGCCGGGTGATCAAGAAACTGGTCAGGGAAGGAGATCAAGTTCAAGCAGGTCAGGTGATTCTTGTGCTCGACAACACGCAACTGAGCGCCAAGCTCGATGCTTCTAAATCACAAGCTCGTTATGACAAAGTCAATGCTGAAAGATACCAATTTCTTTATGAACAAGGAGCCGCATCAGCGAAACGTCGTGATGCTTACGCAACAAAAGCGATCACATCAAGAGATCAAGCCATCACTGACAAGGCCAACCTTAATTATAAGTTTGTGCGCTCTCCAATCAATGGAGTGATCGGTGACTTAGACACCGTAAAGATCGGTGATTACGTCAAAACCGGGGATGTTATTACAGGAATTGTGGACAACTCCACTCTCTGGACCTTGATAGAAATTCCAGCATCGCAGGGATCCCTGGTAAAAGTGGGGCAACCTGTGCAGCTTGAATCTCAATCCACCCCACCAGTTACTGGTGAAGGAACAATCACCTTTGTATCGCCTTACTATGCAATTCCAAAAGCCGGTAATCCTCCCAACACGCTAATGGTGAAGGCGGTTTTCCCCAACCTCACCGGACAATTAAAAACAGGTCAATATGTTGCGTCCGAAATCATTACCGGATCGAGTGAACAGTTAGCGGTACCGGTACAGGCCGTAATGATGCAAGCGCAGCAGCCGTTCGTTTATGAGGTGGTTCCCGTGAGCAAGGCGCTGCCGCAAATCAAACGCTCACCCAACGCAACAGCTCAAGCGTTGAAAAAACTGGAAAAGCTCCCAGGCAACACCCCGATCGTGCTGCAAACGAAGGTGCAACTGGGGGATCTGCAAAACAACCTGTATCCGGTGATATCCGGACTGAGAGCCGGGGCCAAAGTGGCGATTAGCAACACAAGTCGGCTACGCAGTGGAATGCCTGTGAACGTTTCAGCAGGAGCCAACTAA
- a CDS encoding glycosyltransferase, translating into MQRLVPELDGWRLQLDENGKGILLPREQWSSIAPPQAPNFFMRLLQSNAMAQHGLNLKDVLQSKVDIEDLEVIYSPFFEALLGFPEIPQLITCHDLTPLTLPASRRAWLKYRFWQPKHLHCATRVIAISRHVANQLIAFGLPGDHISVVPNGIRIERPALSAPTSEDLVVLARHDANKNLIALVRALATVQKRLPHWRGVLRIIGRKGKSTPMIQRYQRALPRPNGLECIQSMTSETLIQTLRGSLALISASLNEGFDYPVLEAKAEGLPTLISAIPVHQEFHQDSSLFFPADDDGTVLTQQLSTLLNDRAGWTQLSTAGRVLTESLSVQRQAESIRQHISELAR; encoded by the coding sequence GTGCAACGCCTCGTCCCGGAACTGGATGGATGGCGGCTTCAGCTTGACGAAAACGGGAAAGGCATTCTCCTTCCACGTGAACAGTGGAGTTCGATCGCACCTCCACAAGCACCAAACTTTTTCATGCGCTTGCTGCAGAGCAATGCCATGGCACAACACGGTCTCAACCTGAAGGATGTCCTGCAAAGCAAGGTCGACATTGAGGATTTGGAGGTGATTTATTCACCTTTTTTCGAGGCTTTGCTCGGCTTCCCAGAGATTCCTCAGCTGATCACATGCCACGACCTCACTCCTCTCACCTTGCCGGCAAGTCGGAGAGCTTGGTTGAAATACCGGTTTTGGCAACCCAAACACCTCCATTGCGCTACGCGGGTGATTGCGATCAGCCGTCATGTGGCCAATCAACTCATCGCATTCGGCCTGCCCGGAGATCACATCAGCGTGGTCCCCAATGGAATTCGGATAGAGAGGCCAGCCTTAAGCGCCCCTACCAGCGAAGACCTCGTGGTGCTAGCTCGCCATGACGCCAACAAAAATCTGATTGCTCTGGTTCGAGCCCTCGCAACCGTACAAAAACGGCTCCCACACTGGCGTGGGGTGCTGCGAATCATCGGACGTAAGGGTAAATCCACGCCGATGATTCAACGCTACCAACGCGCTCTTCCTAGGCCCAACGGACTTGAGTGCATCCAATCCATGACGTCAGAGACTCTCATACAAACCCTGAGGGGCAGCTTGGCGCTGATTTCAGCCTCATTAAATGAGGGCTTCGACTACCCGGTCCTTGAAGCGAAAGCAGAAGGACTTCCAACCTTGATCAGCGCAATACCCGTCCATCAGGAATTTCATCAGGATTCGTCGTTATTTTTTCCAGCAGACGACGATGGAACAGTGCTGACGCAACAGCTATCTACGCTCCTTAACGATCGAGCTGGCTGGACACAACTCTCCACAGCCGGTCGGGTCTTAACTGAATCCCTATCCGTCCAACGGCAAGCAGAAAGCATCCGCCAACACATCTCGGAATTGGCTCGCTAG
- the mgtE gene encoding magnesium transporter — MEEAHGRSGVSVTNDLVAEVVAQQLESMLSVGNYDGVKLLLAPVQPVDVAEAVGCLPRTLQALAFRLLGKDEAIEVYEYLEPAIQQSLLERLRSNEVLELVEEMSPDDRVRLLDELPAKVVRRLLVELSPAERRVTAQLLGYAPETAGRLMTTEYIDLKEFQTASQALSIVRRRARETETIYSLYVTDGQRHLTGILSLRDLVTADPSDCIGDVMTREVVSVGTDTDQEEVARAIQRYDFLAVPVVDRERRLVGIVTVDDVIDVIEQEATRDLYAAGAVEAGDEDDYFQSNLFTVARRRVVWLAVLVIANGFTTQVIAMNDAVLREVVMLAAFIPLLIGTGGNVGAQSSTVVIRGLSTQRIQPLGPWRAVVREALAGALLGLLMLLVVVPFAWWRGDGPLVGMAVGISLLAITTLAATAGAALPLLFNRMGLDPALMSAPFITTATDVAGVFIYLKTAEWLLLHAPQLLDATSISTHLLASLAF; from the coding sequence ATGGAAGAAGCCCACGGCCGCAGTGGTGTGAGCGTCACGAATGATTTGGTGGCTGAGGTTGTCGCTCAGCAACTGGAGTCGATGTTGTCCGTTGGCAATTACGACGGCGTCAAGTTGCTGTTGGCACCGGTTCAGCCTGTCGATGTGGCAGAAGCTGTTGGCTGCCTTCCAAGAACGCTTCAGGCACTGGCCTTTCGCCTGCTCGGCAAGGACGAAGCGATTGAGGTGTACGAATACCTTGAGCCAGCCATTCAGCAGAGCTTGTTGGAGCGGCTGCGTTCCAACGAAGTGCTGGAGCTCGTGGAAGAGATGTCACCCGATGACCGGGTGCGCCTGCTTGATGAGCTCCCGGCCAAGGTGGTTCGCCGTCTTTTGGTGGAGCTCAGTCCTGCCGAGCGGCGTGTGACCGCCCAGTTGCTTGGTTATGCCCCGGAAACGGCTGGCCGTTTGATGACAACGGAATACATCGATCTCAAGGAATTTCAAACCGCTTCGCAAGCTCTCAGCATCGTTCGCCGCCGTGCACGAGAAACCGAAACGATTTACAGCCTCTATGTCACGGATGGGCAGCGACACCTCACCGGAATTTTGTCGTTGCGAGATTTGGTGACGGCTGACCCCAGCGATTGCATTGGTGATGTGATGACGCGGGAAGTGGTGAGCGTTGGCACCGACACCGATCAAGAGGAGGTGGCCCGAGCGATTCAGCGTTACGACTTCCTGGCCGTGCCTGTTGTGGACCGGGAACGTCGTCTCGTGGGGATCGTCACGGTGGATGACGTCATCGACGTGATCGAGCAGGAAGCCACCCGTGACCTCTACGCCGCTGGTGCGGTGGAGGCCGGTGATGAGGATGATTATTTTCAGAGCAATTTGTTCACCGTGGCGCGTCGTCGCGTGGTGTGGCTTGCGGTTCTGGTGATTGCGAACGGCTTCACAACCCAGGTGATCGCGATGAACGATGCGGTGCTGCGTGAGGTGGTGATGCTTGCGGCCTTTATTCCTTTATTGATTGGGACCGGTGGAAACGTGGGTGCCCAGAGCTCCACGGTGGTCATTCGTGGACTGAGCACCCAACGGATTCAACCCTTGGGCCCGTGGCGTGCGGTTGTGAGGGAGGCGCTCGCCGGTGCCTTGCTGGGCCTTCTGATGCTTTTGGTGGTGGTGCCATTCGCTTGGTGGCGTGGCGATGGTCCGCTTGTGGGGATGGCGGTTGGCATCAGTTTGTTGGCGATTACCACCTTGGCCGCCACGGCTGGTGCTGCCTTGCCGTTGCTGTTCAACCGCATGGGCCTCGACCCCGCCCTGATGTCAGCCCCCTTCATCACCACAGCCACAGACGTAGCGGGCGTGTTCATTTATCTGAAAACAGCGGAGTGGTTGCTGCTCCATGCACCCCAGTTGCTCGATGCCACGAGTATTTCTACTCATTTACTCGCTTCGCTCGCTTTCTGA
- a CDS encoding RpoD/SigA family RNA polymerase sigma factor, with amino-acid sequence MAPAAAVASRPASASTGRASGAEVDLVRSYLRDIGRVPLLSHQQEITLGRQVQELMDLEALEAELKDQRGEDQVAREEVAKAAGVSAAQLKRKLQAGRRAKERMVAANLRLVVSVAKKYTKRNMELLDLIQEGTIGLVRGVEKFDPTRGYKFSTYAYWWIRQGITRAIAEKSRTIRLPIHITEMLNKLKKGQRELSQELGRTPSVTELASFVELPEEEVKDLMCRARQPVSLEMKVGDGDDTELLELLAGDGELPSEQVEGECLKGDLRDLLSQLPELQGKVLRMRYGMDGEEPMSLTGIGRIIGISRDRVRNLERDGLAGLRRLSDQVEAYVAC; translated from the coding sequence ATGGCTCCTGCTGCTGCTGTTGCTTCCCGCCCCGCATCTGCCTCCACCGGTCGCGCCTCTGGCGCTGAAGTCGACTTAGTCCGTTCGTATTTGCGAGACATCGGCCGAGTGCCGTTGTTGAGTCACCAGCAGGAGATCACGCTGGGCCGTCAGGTGCAGGAGCTGATGGATCTCGAGGCGTTGGAAGCGGAATTAAAGGACCAGCGTGGCGAAGACCAGGTAGCCCGAGAAGAAGTGGCCAAAGCGGCTGGTGTGAGTGCAGCGCAACTCAAGCGCAAGCTGCAGGCGGGCCGGCGCGCCAAAGAGCGGATGGTGGCTGCCAATTTGCGCTTGGTGGTGAGCGTCGCCAAGAAATACACCAAGCGGAACATGGAACTGCTGGATTTAATCCAGGAGGGAACGATTGGTTTGGTGCGTGGTGTGGAGAAATTTGATCCCACCCGGGGCTACAAGTTCAGCACCTATGCGTATTGGTGGATCCGTCAGGGCATCACCCGTGCGATTGCGGAGAAGAGCCGAACGATTCGCTTGCCGATTCACATCACCGAGATGTTGAACAAGCTGAAAAAAGGCCAGAGAGAATTAAGCCAAGAGCTGGGCCGCACCCCCTCGGTGACGGAACTGGCCTCGTTTGTGGAACTTCCAGAAGAGGAAGTGAAGGATTTGATGTGCCGTGCCCGCCAGCCTGTGAGCTTGGAGATGAAGGTGGGAGATGGCGATGACACCGAACTGCTGGAGCTGCTGGCTGGTGATGGTGAGCTGCCATCTGAACAGGTTGAAGGCGAATGCTTGAAGGGAGATCTGCGTGATCTGTTGAGCCAGCTGCCTGAATTACAGGGCAAAGTGTTGCGAATGCGCTACGGGATGGACGGGGAAGAGCCGATGAGCCTCACGGGCATTGGCCGCATCATTGGCATTAGTCGTGACCGCGTGCGCAATTTGGAGCGTGATGGTTTGGCCGGTTTGCGTCGCCTCAGCGATCAAGTTGAAGCCTACGTTGCTTGCTGA
- a CDS encoding alpha/beta fold hydrolase, producing the protein MNAPLVPMQSLWTWESHDIGWSVMGDRTAPEAVLLIHGFGANTNHWRFNQPVLAEQVPTYAIDLLGFGRSDQPQAQLRDELASHNSVHYGFDLWAQQVADFCHDVIDRPVVLVGNSIGGVVALRAAQLLGEERCKQVVLIDCAQRLMDDKQLATQPAWMAWIRPLLKTLVSQRWLSTALFRNAARPTLIRSVLKQAYPSGQNVDDDLVSLLLEPSQRKGAAEAFRGFINLFNDHLAPDLLNNLSVPVHMIWGKNDPWEPVGEAENWKHRFDCIQSLLVIPNAGHCPHDESPTDVNERLLLILNQQAT; encoded by the coding sequence ATGAACGCTCCTCTTGTTCCGATGCAGTCGCTCTGGACCTGGGAGTCCCATGACATTGGCTGGTCCGTGATGGGGGACCGCACAGCACCCGAAGCCGTGCTGTTGATTCATGGCTTTGGCGCAAATACGAATCATTGGCGCTTTAACCAACCCGTACTCGCCGAGCAAGTTCCCACCTATGCCATCGATCTGCTCGGTTTCGGCAGAAGTGATCAGCCGCAGGCACAACTGAGGGATGAACTCGCCTCTCATAACAGCGTTCACTACGGGTTTGATCTATGGGCTCAACAAGTGGCCGATTTTTGTCACGACGTGATTGATCGCCCCGTGGTTTTGGTTGGCAACTCCATTGGTGGCGTTGTAGCGCTCAGAGCCGCTCAACTTCTTGGGGAGGAACGCTGCAAACAAGTGGTATTAATCGACTGCGCTCAGCGGCTAATGGACGACAAACAATTAGCAACACAGCCAGCCTGGATGGCCTGGATTCGCCCTCTGCTTAAAACCCTGGTGAGTCAACGCTGGCTGAGCACAGCGCTGTTCCGCAATGCGGCCCGCCCCACTCTTATTCGTTCCGTGCTTAAACAGGCTTATCCGAGTGGTCAGAATGTGGACGATGACTTGGTGTCTCTCTTACTGGAGCCCAGCCAACGCAAAGGAGCTGCAGAAGCATTTCGCGGCTTCATCAACCTTTTCAATGATCACTTAGCTCCAGACCTGCTCAATAATTTGTCAGTGCCAGTGCACATGATCTGGGGCAAAAATGACCCATGGGAGCCGGTAGGGGAAGCTGAAAACTGGAAGCATCGATTTGATTGCATTCAATCATTATTGGTGATCCCCAATGCTGGACATTGCCCGCACGACGAATCACCAACTGATGTCAATGAACGTTTACTCCTAATCCTCAATCAGCAAGCAACGTAG
- a CDS encoding ABC transporter substrate-binding protein: MNQLFRRRFLIAASLLLGWSVCVPVAGLAEPRVLRVGVVDGSQPCSYRESGIWKGLAVELWTQVAQRENLHYRLIRMPSIASMLDATRTNDLDVAVECINLSPNRLRNYRFSLPFQEDGQAVMVANDPFSLSRAFLAAMLSPSLLRMVALLTLSLFVMSALVWWVEDYSRLVKYGGKGRLHRFVKIFTIILTGEGDAEIINTSRGRAVLIAGYVVRNISSAVLVGFLTVELVQEAQGLASRRLSSFDELSGMRIGYKSGTVSEELLKEIGIRLTASSRQSQPGRVPIESIRDSLVAVKDGRVNAVLADELQLRYLQSHAASAGIIPVLAMSGIRPELQGFALSPELNPETVKRINLSISQLKRNGLVQQLRKEALAGPGATTNRTTF; this comes from the coding sequence ATGAATCAACTCTTTAGGCGTCGCTTCTTAATTGCTGCTTCTCTGCTGCTTGGCTGGAGTGTATGCGTTCCTGTGGCTGGTTTGGCAGAACCGCGAGTTTTACGGGTCGGTGTCGTTGATGGAAGTCAGCCCTGCAGTTATCGCGAATCTGGTATCTGGAAGGGTCTGGCTGTCGAACTTTGGACGCAAGTTGCACAGCGCGAGAATCTTCATTACAGGCTGATTCGGATGCCTTCCATTGCATCGATGTTGGATGCGACTCGTACTAATGACCTTGATGTGGCTGTTGAATGTATTAATTTAAGCCCTAACCGACTTCGCAATTATAGATTTAGCTTGCCTTTTCAGGAAGATGGCCAGGCGGTCATGGTTGCCAATGATCCGTTCAGCTTGAGTCGAGCTTTTCTTGCAGCGATGCTCAGCCCTTCGTTGTTGCGGATGGTCGCCCTTTTGACATTGTCGTTGTTTGTGATGAGTGCACTTGTTTGGTGGGTTGAAGATTATTCGAGATTGGTCAAATATGGGGGGAAGGGTCGCTTGCATCGATTTGTCAAAATATTTACGATTATTCTGACTGGGGAGGGAGATGCGGAGATTATTAATACGTCCAGAGGCCGCGCTGTGTTAATAGCGGGCTATGTCGTTCGCAATATTTCCAGTGCAGTTTTGGTGGGGTTTCTCACTGTGGAATTAGTTCAAGAGGCACAGGGTTTAGCCAGTCGTCGTTTGAGTTCTTTTGATGAATTATCAGGTATGCGTATTGGCTATAAATCGGGAACTGTGAGTGAAGAGTTATTGAAGGAGATTGGAATTCGGTTGACGGCTTCTTCGCGTCAATCTCAGCCTGGTCGTGTACCTATCGAGTCGATTCGCGATTCCTTGGTGGCGGTCAAGGATGGTCGCGTGAATGCGGTGCTGGCAGACGAGTTGCAGCTTCGTTATCTCCAGTCTCATGCGGCTTCTGCAGGAATCATCCCTGTTTTGGCGATGTCTGGGATCCGCCCTGAGCTTCAAGGATTTGCTTTGTCCCCTGAGCTCAATCCTGAAACGGTGAAGCGAATCAATCTTTCGATTAGCCAGCTCAAACGCAACGGTTTGGTCCAACAGCTTCGCAAGGAAGCACTCGCAGGGCCTGGGGCCACGACCAATCGCACAACGTTTTAA
- a CDS encoding efflux RND transporter permease subunit, which yields MAFSDNFIKRPVLTTVCSILIVLVGLISIPILPIANLPNIANPLILVSATYGGANAEVTEQAVTNPLEQQINGVPGVSYISSNTDMTGNSTINVYFDQTTDIDIDQVNVQNRVSLANPQLPDQVKETGVSVTQSNPSILLAYEISSSEGQFDAAFLNGLVYEQLYYPLSRVEGVANVTIWGGANPAFWLFVDPSKLAANKLTSEDVLNAVQSQNSVAVGGLVGGPPASGDQAYTYPIVVENNGNLISIDDFNNLILSRSPSGNLLKLKDVGEVRYGSNSYSIQVVDKNETEALTIAVFQTPSSNALDVSEGVIDQINQFKSTVPPGVTINQIYDIGQFIESSVNGVIDALGLAIVLVLIILFLFLQNWRATVVPSLAIPISLVGTFAFLNVFGFSINQLTLLGLVLATGLVVDDAIVVIEAVSTNIDQGMKPREAALACMGELFGALLATALVLMAVFVPVAFYPGGIGIIYKQFALTIAFSVAISAFNALTFSPMLSGLILSQKKPPEAKGRSWIVVGVIVGLAFGRFSAASFGNWTYVAGIVIGALAGSNLPLIFKVFNRNFERLENTYSRLLKRMIQARRIVLAGLVVGIVATGFAFTTLPTAFIPDEDQGYGVGIFQLQNGASLVETKKLGNQIAKVLSEEDDVANASIINGYSFNGSSPDQGVFFFGLQPLEERKGAEHSSDAIVKRLNAKLIELSDGLARASGPPAVPGFSAQGGFYFQFNDLSNGAYSFNELSDLAGQLIKTADASGDFSSVYTQFTPSAPAIGLNLNREVMGALNVDFKEAMDTISALAGSSYSGLTYESGQVRSIYVQGTPNQRENIDDILSYYVRSNDGELVQVSQFAEAELSSAPPVISHYNLSRTVLIQGAEAIGKSSGQALSKIQQLFKAETYTNIGSAFTGLAALQLSAGNASVLVFGLGVLIVYLVLSAQYESYITPIIILATVPLAMLGALAFLAIRSIDLNIYAQIGLVTLIGLAAKNGILIVEVAEQKLKEGKSSVIAVIESAESRLRPILMTATAALAGFLPLVVANGAGASAQQSLGTVIFGGLVVATVLSLGVVPPVYVLVKDLESRLLSPSQ from the coding sequence ATGGCTTTCTCCGACAATTTCATCAAGCGACCGGTCCTGACGACGGTCTGCAGCATTTTAATTGTGCTCGTCGGGCTGATCTCGATCCCGATTCTGCCCATTGCCAACCTGCCAAACATTGCCAATCCTCTGATCCTGGTCAGTGCGACCTATGGAGGCGCCAATGCGGAGGTCACCGAGCAAGCGGTGACCAATCCCTTGGAGCAACAGATCAATGGCGTTCCCGGAGTGAGCTACATCTCCTCGAACACCGACATGACGGGCAACAGCACCATCAATGTCTATTTCGACCAAACAACAGACATTGATATCGATCAGGTGAATGTTCAGAACCGTGTGTCTCTGGCCAATCCCCAACTCCCAGACCAGGTGAAAGAAACAGGGGTCTCCGTAACGCAAAGCAACCCCTCCATCCTTCTTGCCTATGAGATCAGTTCCAGCGAAGGACAATTTGATGCTGCTTTTTTAAACGGACTCGTCTACGAACAGCTCTATTACCCGCTTTCGCGGGTGGAAGGCGTTGCCAATGTCACGATCTGGGGAGGTGCCAATCCTGCCTTCTGGCTGTTTGTTGATCCAAGCAAACTTGCAGCCAACAAACTCACATCTGAAGACGTGCTGAATGCAGTGCAGTCTCAAAACAGCGTGGCTGTTGGTGGCCTGGTTGGAGGACCTCCAGCCTCAGGCGACCAGGCCTACACCTATCCGATTGTGGTGGAGAACAACGGCAACCTGATTTCGATCGATGACTTCAACAACCTGATCCTCAGCCGCTCGCCCTCCGGCAATCTGCTCAAACTGAAGGATGTCGGCGAAGTCCGATACGGCAGCAACTCGTACTCAATACAGGTCGTTGATAAAAACGAAACTGAAGCGCTCACGATTGCTGTTTTCCAAACTCCTTCGAGCAATGCTCTTGATGTATCAGAAGGCGTTATTGATCAAATCAACCAGTTCAAAAGCACAGTGCCTCCTGGCGTCACGATTAATCAGATTTATGACATCGGCCAGTTCATCGAATCCTCCGTTAATGGCGTCATTGACGCGCTCGGACTGGCGATCGTATTGGTGTTAATCATCCTGTTTCTTTTCCTCCAGAACTGGCGCGCCACCGTCGTGCCCAGCCTCGCCATTCCGATTTCTCTGGTGGGAACATTCGCCTTCCTCAATGTCTTCGGGTTTTCGATCAATCAACTCACATTGCTGGGCCTTGTGCTGGCCACAGGCCTTGTTGTGGATGACGCCATCGTTGTGATCGAAGCGGTCTCCACCAACATCGACCAAGGAATGAAGCCCCGCGAAGCAGCACTGGCATGCATGGGCGAGCTCTTCGGTGCGCTGCTTGCCACCGCCCTCGTGCTGATGGCGGTGTTTGTTCCCGTTGCCTTTTATCCAGGTGGGATCGGGATCATCTACAAACAGTTCGCACTCACGATCGCCTTTTCGGTAGCCATCTCTGCATTTAATGCACTGACGTTTTCACCGATGCTCTCGGGTTTGATCCTTTCGCAGAAAAAACCACCGGAAGCGAAGGGTCGCAGTTGGATAGTGGTGGGAGTGATCGTGGGATTGGCCTTTGGCCGCTTCAGTGCTGCTTCCTTTGGCAACTGGACTTACGTCGCGGGCATCGTGATCGGTGCCCTCGCTGGATCGAACCTGCCGCTGATCTTCAAGGTGTTCAACCGCAATTTCGAGCGTCTTGAAAACACCTACTCCAGGCTTCTCAAACGGATGATCCAAGCCCGCCGGATCGTGCTGGCTGGATTGGTTGTAGGCATCGTGGCGACAGGTTTCGCTTTCACGACCCTGCCAACAGCCTTCATCCCCGATGAAGACCAAGGCTATGGAGTGGGAATTTTCCAACTTCAAAATGGGGCTTCCCTGGTGGAAACCAAAAAGCTTGGCAACCAAATCGCCAAGGTTCTCAGTGAAGAAGACGATGTCGCCAATGCCTCAATCATCAACGGCTACAGCTTCAATGGCTCCAGTCCTGATCAAGGTGTCTTTTTCTTTGGCCTCCAGCCCTTAGAGGAACGCAAAGGCGCTGAACACAGTTCCGATGCCATCGTCAAACGGCTCAATGCCAAATTAATTGAATTAAGCGACGGCCTCGCTAGGGCTTCAGGCCCACCAGCGGTGCCTGGCTTCTCCGCCCAAGGAGGATTCTACTTCCAATTCAATGACCTCAGCAACGGTGCCTACAGCTTCAACGAACTCTCCGATTTGGCGGGCCAACTGATCAAGACGGCTGATGCAAGCGGAGACTTTTCCAGCGTTTACACGCAGTTCACCCCAAGCGCTCCAGCGATCGGCCTCAACCTCAATCGCGAGGTGATGGGGGCTCTCAACGTCGACTTCAAAGAGGCGATGGACACGATTTCTGCGCTAGCTGGCAGTAGCTACTCCGGACTCACCTACGAGAGCGGACAAGTCCGCAGCATCTACGTGCAGGGAACGCCAAATCAACGGGAAAATATCGATGACATCCTTAGTTACTACGTTCGATCAAATGATGGCGAACTAGTCCAGGTGTCGCAATTTGCTGAAGCCGAGCTGAGCAGCGCCCCGCCTGTGATCAGCCATTACAACTTGAGCCGCACCGTGCTGATTCAGGGCGCGGAAGCGATTGGCAAGAGCAGCGGTCAGGCCCTGAGCAAAATCCAGCAATTGTTTAAAGCTGAGACTTACACCAACATTGGTTCTGCCTTTACCGGTCTGGCAGCGCTGCAGCTCTCCGCAGGCAACGCGAGCGTCCTGGTCTTTGGACTTGGGGTGCTGATTGTGTATCTCGTGCTTTCAGCCCAGTACGAGAGTTACATCACACCGATCATCATCCTGGCAACAGTGCCCCTGGCCATGCTTGGTGCCCTCGCCTTTCTTGCGATTCGCTCCATCGATTTGAACATCTATGCACAAATTGGCCTGGTTACCTTGATCGGCTTAGCAGCGAAGAATGGAATTTTGATCGTGGAGGTCGCCGAACAAAAACTTAAGGAGGGGAAAAGTAGCGTGATCGCCGTGATCGAATCAGCCGAATCGCGGCTTCGTCCCATCCTGATGACAGCGACGGCCGCGCTTGCCGGTTTCTTACCTCTCGTGGTCGCCAATGGTGCAGGAGCGAGTGCACAACAATCCCTTGGCACAGTGATTTTTGGTGGATTGGTTGTTGCCACCGTGCTCTCCTTGGGAGTGGTTCCCCCTGTTTATGTGCTGGTCAAAGATCTGGAGAGCAGGCTCTTGTCACCCAGCCAATGA